ATGATGTAAAGTATGCAGATAAAGTGACACTGGTAGGAAATGACGGCGGTGAAAAGCTTCCGGTGGAAGTCTTAAGCGGACTGTCCGGAAGATTCAACTATGAATTCGTGTGCGATCTCGGCAAAAGAATACCGAGAGAGTTCATCCGTCACGGTGAAATCGTGGAACAGATGGATTATTTCGTATAAATCACGGTATTACTGCAGCTCTATAGAATACATTTGAAAAAGATGGAAATACTAATTTTATCTTAAGTAAATGGAGTGTGAAATAGAGTGCAGGTTAGACGTGGAGATATATATTATGCGGACTTAAGTCCGGTAGTCGGATCAGAACAGGGCGGCATCAGGCCTGTATTGATAATACAGAACGATATAGGGAACAAACACAGCCCTACGGTCATCTGTGCCGCCATCACATCAAAGATGAACAAGGCGAAGCTGCCGACACACGTGGAGATCGATGCGAAAAAATACCAGATAGTGAAAAATTCAGTCATATTGCTGGAACAGGTGAGGACAATTGACAAACAGAGACTCAAAGACCTTGTCTGCCACCTTGACAAACAAATAATGAACAAAGTAGATGAGGCGCTGAAGATCAGCTTCGAGCTTCATACATAGTAAAAGGAGTTTAGAAAAACAGTTATGGAAGAAGGCAGTTTGTTTCAGAGAATGAAACAGATATTTCAGATCAAAGAGGATGTTGAAGACGAAGGTGTCTGGAAAGAAGCGGCGGAATTGATCCGCAATATATTCCGTTATATGGATAAAGACGCAAAGGACATTATGACACACAGAAAAAATATCGTGGCTATCGACGGAAATGAAAAGCTCGCGGATGCCCTCAGGTTCATGCTTGATGAGAGCTATTCCCGTTTTCCGATATATGAGGAGGGCATTGACGAGATCATCGGCACGATACATCTCCGGGAGGCGATGACCTGCTATTTTAACGAAGACCTGCGCCAGATGCCGGTCAAGCAGCTTGACGACTACATAAGGCCGGTGGCGTTTATTCCGGAGACAAAAAGTATTGATACCTTATTTAAAGAGATGCAGGCGGAGAAAAATCACATCGCGATCGTGCTGGATGAATATGGGCAGACATCCGGACTTGTGGCTATGGAAGATATTCTGGAAGAGATCGTCGGCAATATTCTCGACGAATATGACGAAGAAGAAGAGCTGATCGAGATACTTCCGGACGGCAGATGTATTGCGAGCGGTATGACAGATCTGGAGGATCTGGAAGATATGCTGCCGATGACATTTGAAAAAGAAGAATACGAGACACTCAACGGTTTCCTTGTTGACCAGCTGGACAGGATCCCGTCTGAGGAGGAGACATGCATCGTGGAATACGATGGATACCGGTTCACTGTTCTTTCCGTAGATAATAATACGATCGAAAGAGTTAAGATTGAAAAACTAAACGAAGAGTGCTAGAATAGAAAAAGTGCGGGAAACAGCGAAAAGATAAGGTATAAGGAGAGATTTAGAACATGTCAGGACATTCAAAATTTGCAAATATCAAGCATAAGAAAGAAAAAAATGATGCCGCCAAGGGCAAGATTTTCACCAAGATCGGTAAGGAACTTGCCGTGGCGGTAAAAGAAGGCGGAAGCGCCGACCCGGCAAACAACAGCCGTCTGCGTGACGTCATAGCAAAGGCTAAGGCAAACAACATGCCGAACGACACGATCGACAGGAATATCAAGAAGGCGGACGGAGACGCAAACGCCGCCAATTACGAATATATTACATATGAAGGCTACGGGCCGAACGGAACAGCTATTATCGTTGAGGCGCTCACCGACAACCGGAACAGAACTGCTACAAACGTAAAGAACGCATTTACGAAAGGAAGCGGCAACGTCGGAACACCGGGATGCGTGTCCTTTATGTTTGACAAAAAGGGACAGATCATCGTGTCAAAAGAGGAATATGAAGGCGATGCGGACGACCTGATGATGCAGGCGCTCGATGCCGGGGCGGAAGATTTCGCGGAAGAAGAGGACAGCTATGAGATCGTCACCACGCCGGAGGACTTCAGTACAGTCAGGCTGGCGCTCGAAGAGGCCGGCATTCCCATGGCGGCGGCGGAAGTGACGATGATTCCGCAGACATACGTGGAACTCACTGATCCGAAAGACATCCAGAATATCCAGAAGACTCTGGACATGCTCGACGATGACGACGACGTACAAGACGTATACCATAACTGGGACGAATGATGGACGAAGTCTGTGCGGGGACGAAGGATAATGCGCTGCTGTGCAGACAATGGAGGAGACATATGGAACAGACGAAGCAGGAATTGATCCAGCTCTTTGAAGAGATGCTGACGCAGATCAAACATTTTAAACGCAAGACATACGAAGGCATATTTAAAGACTGTTATGACAAGTATAAAGGTACGGTGGCGGCCGTCGCCCGGCTGTGCGAGGAAGCGCCGGAGGATGAGAGGGAAGCGGTGGCGGCGGAACTTGCGCTTGTCATTCCGGACTATGCTTTTGAAAAAATGCAGGCATTGTCAAAGGGAAAGAAGGAACGGTTTTCTGTAGACTACAATATGAACATGGCAGTCTACGTCGTGCCGATGCTTACATACACACATAACGAATACTGTGAAAAGATCGCCTCCAAAATGG
This is a stretch of genomic DNA from [Clostridium] hylemonae DSM 15053. It encodes these proteins:
- a CDS encoding type II toxin-antitoxin system PemK/MazF family toxin, producing the protein MQVRRGDIYYADLSPVVGSEQGGIRPVLIIQNDIGNKHSPTVICAAITSKMNKAKLPTHVEIDAKKYQIVKNSVILLEQVRTIDKQRLKDLVCHLDKQIMNKVDEALKISFELHT
- a CDS encoding hemolysin family protein, which gives rise to MEEGSLFQRMKQIFQIKEDVEDEGVWKEAAELIRNIFRYMDKDAKDIMTHRKNIVAIDGNEKLADALRFMLDESYSRFPIYEEGIDEIIGTIHLREAMTCYFNEDLRQMPVKQLDDYIRPVAFIPETKSIDTLFKEMQAEKNHIAIVLDEYGQTSGLVAMEDILEEIVGNILDEYDEEEELIEILPDGRCIASGMTDLEDLEDMLPMTFEKEEYETLNGFLVDQLDRIPSEEETCIVEYDGYRFTVLSVDNNTIERVKIEKLNEEC
- a CDS encoding YebC/PmpR family DNA-binding transcriptional regulator; the encoded protein is MSGHSKFANIKHKKEKNDAAKGKIFTKIGKELAVAVKEGGSADPANNSRLRDVIAKAKANNMPNDTIDRNIKKADGDANAANYEYITYEGYGPNGTAIIVEALTDNRNRTATNVKNAFTKGSGNVGTPGCVSFMFDKKGQIIVSKEEYEGDADDLMMQALDAGAEDFAEEEDSYEIVTTPEDFSTVRLALEEAGIPMAAAEVTMIPQTYVELTDPKDIQNIQKTLDMLDDDDDVQDVYHNWDE